The following proteins come from a genomic window of Achromobacter sp. AONIH1:
- a CDS encoding M20 aminoacylase family protein translates to MHPILETVTQGADEFVALRRDIHRHPELGYQEFRTSDLVAQCLTQWGYEVERGLGGTGVVGQLRRGKGGKRLGLRADMDALPIQEATGLEHASCNEGIMHACGHDGHTAMLLAAAHHLARHGEFDGTLNLIFQPAEEGLGGAKRMMEDGLFSKYPCDAIFAMHNMPGHPQGHLLLRDGAAMASSDNVTITLEGVGGHGAMPHCAADPVVAGAAIVMGLQSIVARNVDPLHMSVITVGAFNAGKANNVIPQTATLKLSVRALDRDVRNLLEDRITELVHNQAASYQVRATIDYKRGYPVLVNTVAETDFARQVALELVGADQVVPQTRPLTGSEDFAFMLEEVPGSYLLVGNGDGSPDGFNSGHGACMVHNPGYDFNDHSLPVGAAYWVLLTQRFLRG, encoded by the coding sequence ATGCATCCGATCCTTGAAACCGTCACCCAAGGCGCCGACGAATTCGTCGCGCTGCGCCGCGATATCCACCGCCATCCCGAACTGGGCTACCAGGAATTCCGCACCAGCGACCTGGTGGCGCAATGCCTGACGCAATGGGGCTATGAAGTCGAACGCGGCCTGGGCGGCACCGGCGTGGTCGGCCAGCTGCGCCGGGGCAAGGGCGGCAAGCGCCTGGGCCTGCGCGCCGACATGGACGCGCTGCCGATCCAGGAAGCCACCGGCCTGGAACACGCCAGCTGCAACGAAGGCATCATGCACGCCTGCGGCCACGACGGCCACACCGCCATGCTGCTGGCGGCGGCGCATCATCTGGCCAGGCATGGCGAGTTCGACGGCACGCTGAACCTGATCTTCCAGCCCGCCGAGGAAGGACTGGGCGGCGCCAAGCGCATGATGGAGGACGGGCTGTTCAGCAAGTATCCCTGCGACGCCATCTTCGCCATGCACAACATGCCCGGCCATCCGCAAGGCCACCTGCTGCTGCGCGACGGCGCGGCCATGGCGTCCTCGGACAACGTCACCATCACACTGGAAGGCGTGGGCGGGCACGGCGCGATGCCGCATTGCGCCGCCGATCCGGTGGTCGCCGGCGCGGCCATCGTCATGGGCCTGCAGAGCATCGTGGCCCGCAACGTCGATCCGCTGCACATGTCGGTGATCACGGTGGGCGCCTTCAACGCCGGCAAGGCCAACAACGTCATTCCGCAGACGGCCACGCTCAAGCTCAGCGTGCGCGCGCTGGACCGCGACGTGCGCAACCTGCTGGAAGACCGCATCACCGAGCTGGTCCACAACCAGGCCGCCAGCTACCAGGTGCGCGCCACCATCGACTACAAGCGCGGCTATCCGGTGTTGGTCAACACCGTCGCCGAAACCGATTTCGCGCGCCAGGTGGCGCTGGAACTGGTGGGCGCGGACCAGGTCGTGCCGCAGACGCGGCCGCTGACCGGCAGCGAGGACTTCGCCTTCATGCTGGAGGAAGTGCCCGGCTCGTACCTGCTGGTCGGCAACGGCGATGGCTCGCCGGACGGCTTCAACAGCGGCCACGGCGCCTGCATGGTGCACAACCCCGGCTACGACTTCAACGACCACAGCCTGCCGGTGGGCGCGGCGTACTGGGTGCTGCTGACGCAGCGCTTCCTGAGGGGGTAG
- a CDS encoding lipoprotein, translated as MALRIVATLVATGLVAACGYKGPLYMPTPDGKPPSTAKQQKQQQPIIPPAPALP; from the coding sequence ATGGCTCTTCGCATTGTAGCCACGCTCGTGGCGACCGGCCTGGTCGCGGCCTGCGGTTACAAGGGTCCTTTATACATGCCGACGCCCGATGGCAAGCCGCCGTCGACCGCCAAGCAGCAGAAACAGCAGCAGCCGATCATCCCGCCCGCCCCCGCGCTGCCCTGA
- the aroB gene encoding 3-dehydroquinate synthase: MNVVEVDTPGGSYPIHIGPGRLDRLDQCIPADATAIAVVTNPTVAALYGERAEAALARTGKRVLRIELPDGESYKDWQSLNLIFDALLSQRLDRRCVLVALGGGVIGDMTGFAAAVYMRGVRFLQVPTTLLAQVDSSVGGKTAVNHPLGKNMIGAFYQPVAVEIDTDVLNTLPAREVSAGLAEVIKYGLILDPEFWAWCELNAPKLRALDPDAVTYAIRRSCELKAQVVGKDERESGLRAILNLGHTFGHAIEAGLGYGAWLHGEAVGCGMVQAAELSADVAGFARADVARVRALVEGIGCPVTAPDLGADRWLDLMQVDKKTEGGSIRYVLMTRIGEAVTRAAPDEAVRAVLARTTG, encoded by the coding sequence ATGAATGTAGTCGAGGTCGACACTCCCGGGGGCAGCTACCCCATCCATATCGGCCCCGGCCGCCTGGACCGCCTGGATCAATGCATCCCGGCCGACGCCACCGCCATCGCCGTGGTCACCAACCCGACCGTGGCGGCGCTGTACGGCGAGCGCGCCGAGGCGGCGCTGGCGCGTACCGGCAAGCGCGTGCTGCGCATCGAGCTGCCCGACGGCGAGTCCTACAAGGACTGGCAGTCGCTCAACCTGATCTTCGACGCGCTGCTGTCGCAGCGGCTGGACCGGCGCTGCGTGCTGGTGGCGCTGGGCGGCGGGGTGATCGGCGACATGACCGGCTTCGCGGCCGCCGTCTACATGCGCGGCGTGCGCTTCCTGCAGGTGCCGACCACGCTGCTGGCGCAGGTCGATTCCTCGGTGGGCGGCAAGACCGCGGTCAACCACCCGCTGGGCAAGAACATGATCGGCGCGTTCTACCAGCCGGTGGCGGTCGAGATCGATACCGACGTGCTGAACACGCTGCCGGCGCGCGAAGTGTCGGCCGGTCTGGCCGAGGTGATCAAGTACGGCCTGATCCTGGACCCGGAATTCTGGGCCTGGTGTGAACTGAACGCGCCCAAGCTGCGCGCGCTGGATCCGGACGCCGTGACCTACGCCATCCGCCGCTCCTGCGAGCTGAAGGCGCAGGTGGTGGGCAAGGACGAACGCGAGTCCGGCCTGCGCGCCATCCTGAACCTGGGCCACACCTTCGGCCACGCCATCGAGGCGGGCCTGGGCTACGGCGCCTGGCTGCACGGCGAGGCCGTGGGCTGCGGCATGGTGCAGGCGGCCGAGCTGTCGGCCGATGTGGCGGGCTTTGCGCGCGCCGACGTCGCGCGCGTGCGCGCGCTGGTCGAAGGCATCGGCTGCCCGGTCACCGCGCCCGACCTCGGCGCCGACCGCTGGCTGGACCTGATGCAGGTCGACAAGAAGACCGAGGGCGGCTCGATCCGCTACGTGCTCATGACCCGCATCGGCGAGGCCGTGACCCGCGCGGCGCCCGACGAGGCGGTGCGCGCCGTATTGGCCCGGACCACCGGCTAG
- a CDS encoding deoxyguanosinetriphosphate triphosphohydrolase has translation MNELASYASDPSRSRGRTHAEPPPENRTEFQRDRDRIVHSGAFRRLEYKTQVFVNHEGDLFRTRLTHSLEVAQIARTLARSLALSEDLTEAISLAHDLGHTPFGHAGQDELNACMRELAPEAGGFEHNLQSLRVVDELEERYADFNGLNLCFETREGILKHCSAAHARQLGAVGVRFLERTQPSLEAQLANLADEIAYNNHDIDDGLRSGLITVEQMQDVAIFGRHHAEVLARYPELPSRRAVSETIRRMINTLITDLTRTSLARIAEHAPASADDVRRAPPLAGFSDGIRREADELKKFLFDNLYRHYRVLRMTTKARRIVRELFAAFLDDPRLLPPDYRRPAFNEQARAIADYIAGMTDRYAIREHKRLFEMA, from the coding sequence ATGAACGAATTGGCTTCCTATGCATCCGACCCGTCCCGATCGCGCGGTCGGACCCATGCCGAGCCTCCGCCGGAAAATCGGACCGAGTTCCAGCGCGATCGCGACCGCATCGTGCATTCCGGCGCGTTCCGGCGGCTGGAATACAAGACCCAGGTCTTCGTCAACCACGAAGGCGACCTGTTCCGCACCCGCCTGACCCACAGCCTGGAAGTGGCGCAGATCGCGCGCACGCTGGCGCGCAGCCTGGCCCTGTCGGAAGACCTGACCGAGGCCATCTCGCTGGCCCATGATCTGGGGCACACGCCGTTCGGCCACGCCGGGCAGGACGAACTCAACGCCTGCATGCGCGAGCTGGCGCCCGAGGCCGGCGGCTTCGAGCACAACCTGCAGAGCCTGCGCGTGGTGGACGAGCTGGAAGAGCGCTACGCCGACTTCAACGGCCTGAACCTGTGCTTCGAGACGCGCGAAGGCATCCTCAAGCACTGCTCGGCGGCGCACGCGCGCCAACTGGGCGCGGTGGGCGTGCGCTTCCTGGAGCGCACCCAGCCCTCGCTGGAGGCGCAGCTGGCCAACCTGGCCGACGAGATCGCCTACAACAACCACGACATTGACGACGGCCTGCGGTCGGGCCTGATCACGGTCGAGCAGATGCAGGATGTGGCCATCTTCGGCCGTCATCACGCCGAGGTGCTGGCGCGCTATCCCGAGCTGCCGTCGCGCCGCGCCGTGTCGGAAACCATTCGCCGCATGATCAACACGCTGATCACCGACCTGACCCGCACCTCGCTGGCGCGCATCGCCGAGCATGCGCCGGCCAGCGCCGACGACGTGCGGCGCGCGCCGCCGCTGGCCGGTTTCTCAGACGGCATCCGGCGCGAGGCCGACGAGCTGAAGAAATTCCTGTTCGACAATCTGTACCGCCACTACCGCGTGCTGCGCATGACCACCAAGGCGCGCCGCATCGTGCGCGAGCTGTTCGCGGCCTTCCTGGACGACCCGCGCCTGCTGCCGCCCGATTACCGCCGGCCGGCCTTCAACGAACAGGCGCGCGCCATCGCCGACTACATCGCCGGCATGACCGACCGCTACGCCATCCGCGAACACAAGCGCCTGTTCGAGATGGCGTAA
- a CDS encoding penicillin-binding protein 1A, producing the protein MSKPQNSSKKDKPAKGGSPFLRFFVKAGIFCAGLFLCGVLLAGMALALAWPNLPDLNAMTDYRPRVPLRVYTADRVLIGEFGEERRNVLRFNEIPDVMKSAVLAAEDDRFYQHGGIDWVGVVRAGLTNLVNMSKTQGASTITMQVARNFYLSSEKTYSRKFYELLLTFKIESQLTKDQILELYMNQIYLGHRAYGFAAASRTYFGKQLSDITPAEAAMLAGIPKAPSRFNPIANRPRAELRQRYVLGRMQSLGYLTEAEYKQAMAQPIVMKSAEGTPAGGYAIHGEYVAELARQLLFNVYQDNVYSRGLNIYTTVQSKDQEAAYRAVREGVLEYTRRAPYPGPEEQLDLPAGTESNPQALDDFLDGVFDKFSDSGDLLTALVLSASPTEVKLARSSREIITITDKKVLGVVARALNDKAKPEQRIKRGSVVYIRKFGDNWEIINLPAVQAAFVALSPQDGAIRAMVGGFDFYRGNFNRVTQAWRQPGSNIKPFIYAASLERGLTPATQISDLPFELSAAQTGSKAWTPKNYGNQYEPMLTLRQGLYKSKNMVSIRILQAIGPQYGQDYLTRFGFDKARQPAVLPLALGAGSVTPLQVAGAYAVFANGGYRITPYLIDRVTDSNGKVIMQSKPVVAGDAAARAIDPRTAWIMDDILRGVATYGTAARARVLLKRNDIAGKTGTTNESVDAWFSGYTPSLVATSWLGFDQPKSLGSRETGGGVAMPIWVDYMQTALKGVPEEKPRPRPDGIIVENGEYYFSEFPPGQAVARLGLPQADTLGEFLNGLGGGGEDNSIKVAPGVGAQGNAPWSQKIPF; encoded by the coding sequence ATGAGCAAGCCCCAGAATTCCTCCAAGAAAGACAAGCCCGCCAAAGGCGGTTCGCCGTTCCTGCGATTTTTCGTCAAGGCGGGCATTTTCTGCGCGGGCCTGTTCCTGTGCGGCGTGCTGCTGGCCGGCATGGCGCTGGCGCTGGCCTGGCCCAACCTGCCCGACCTGAACGCCATGACGGATTACCGCCCTCGTGTGCCGCTGCGCGTCTACACGGCGGACCGGGTGCTGATCGGCGAGTTCGGCGAAGAGCGCCGCAACGTGCTGCGCTTCAACGAAATCCCGGACGTGATGAAGTCCGCGGTGCTGGCGGCCGAGGACGACCGCTTCTACCAGCACGGCGGCATCGACTGGGTCGGCGTGGTGCGCGCCGGTCTGACCAACCTCGTCAACATGTCCAAGACGCAGGGCGCCAGCACGATCACCATGCAGGTGGCGCGCAACTTCTACCTGTCGTCGGAAAAGACCTACTCGCGCAAGTTCTACGAGCTGCTGCTCACATTCAAGATCGAGTCCCAGCTCACCAAGGACCAGATCCTTGAGCTGTACATGAACCAGATCTACCTGGGCCACCGCGCCTACGGCTTCGCGGCCGCGTCGCGCACCTATTTCGGCAAGCAGCTGTCGGACATCACGCCGGCCGAGGCCGCCATGCTGGCCGGCATTCCCAAGGCCCCGTCGCGCTTCAACCCGATCGCCAACCGCCCCCGCGCCGAGCTGCGCCAGCGCTACGTGCTGGGCCGCATGCAGTCGCTGGGCTACCTGACCGAGGCCGAGTACAAGCAGGCGATGGCCCAGCCCATCGTGATGAAGTCGGCCGAAGGGACGCCCGCCGGCGGCTACGCCATCCACGGCGAATACGTGGCCGAGCTGGCGCGCCAGCTGCTGTTCAACGTGTACCAGGACAACGTCTATTCGCGCGGCCTAAACATCTACACCACGGTCCAGTCCAAGGACCAGGAAGCCGCCTACCGCGCCGTGCGCGAGGGCGTGCTGGAATACACCCGCCGCGCGCCCTACCCCGGTCCGGAAGAGCAGCTCGACCTGCCCGCCGGCACCGAGAGCAACCCGCAGGCGCTGGATGACTTCCTGGATGGCGTGTTCGACAAGTTCAGCGACAGCGGCGACCTGCTGACCGCGCTGGTGCTGTCGGCCAGCCCCACCGAGGTGAAGCTGGCGCGCAGCTCGCGCGAGATCATCACCATCACCGACAAGAAGGTGCTGGGCGTGGTGGCGCGCGCGCTGAACGACAAGGCCAAGCCCGAACAGCGCATCAAGCGCGGCTCGGTGGTCTACATCCGCAAGTTCGGCGACAACTGGGAAATCATCAACCTGCCGGCCGTGCAGGCGGCCTTCGTCGCCCTGTCGCCGCAGGACGGCGCCATCCGCGCCATGGTGGGCGGCTTCGACTTCTATCGCGGCAACTTCAACCGCGTGACCCAGGCCTGGCGCCAGCCGGGCTCGAACATCAAGCCCTTCATCTACGCCGCCTCGCTGGAACGCGGCCTGACGCCGGCCACGCAGATCTCCGACCTGCCGTTCGAGCTTTCGGCGGCCCAGACCGGCTCCAAGGCCTGGACGCCCAAGAACTACGGCAACCAGTACGAGCCCATGCTGACGCTGCGCCAGGGCCTGTACAAGTCCAAGAACATGGTGTCGATCCGCATCCTGCAGGCCATCGGCCCGCAGTACGGCCAGGACTACCTGACCCGCTTCGGCTTCGACAAGGCCCGCCAGCCGGCGGTGCTGCCGCTGGCGCTGGGCGCGGGCTCGGTCACGCCGCTGCAGGTGGCCGGCGCCTACGCGGTGTTCGCCAACGGCGGCTACCGCATCACGCCCTACCTGATCGACCGCGTGACCGACAGCAACGGCAAGGTCATCATGCAGTCCAAGCCGGTCGTGGCCGGCGACGCGGCGGCCCGCGCCATCGATCCGCGCACCGCCTGGATCATGGACGACATCCTGCGCGGCGTGGCCACCTACGGCACCGCCGCCCGCGCGCGCGTGCTGCTCAAGCGCAACGACATCGCCGGCAAGACCGGCACCACCAACGAATCGGTGGACGCCTGGTTCTCGGGCTACACGCCCTCGCTAGTGGCGACCTCGTGGCTGGGCTTCGACCAGCCCAAGTCGCTGGGCTCGCGCGAGACCGGCGGCGGCGTCGCCATGCCGATCTGGGTGGACTACATGCAGACCGCGCTCAAGGGCGTGCCCGAGGAAAAGCCGCGCCCCCGCCCGGACGGCATCATCGTCGAGAACGGCGAATACTATTTCTCGGAATTCCCGCCGGGACAGGCGGTGGCCCGCCTGGGCCTGCCGCAAGCCGACACGCTGGGCGAGTTCCTCAACGGCCTGGGCGGCGGCGGCGAGGACAACAGCATCAAGGTGGCGCCGGGCGTCGGCGCCCAGGGCAACGCCCCCTGGTCGCAGAAGATACCGTTCTGA
- a CDS encoding shikimate kinase — MNVSASSCPEADPDLAPSGEAPELQPCAAECAGKAVTLPHDLPVFLVGMMGAGKTTIGRSLARALGRDFVDLDHELEARCGVRVPVIFEIEGEAGFRRRESAALEECTQRRNIILATGGGAILAPENRQRLHERGIVVYLRASVDELFRRTCRDRNRPLLATADPKGTLRDLMTRREPYYREVADLVVETGSTPIQTLVKGLLPQLQAFEKRI; from the coding sequence ATGAACGTATCCGCAAGCTCATGTCCGGAGGCTGACCCGGACCTGGCGCCCTCCGGCGAGGCGCCCGAACTCCAGCCCTGCGCCGCCGAATGCGCCGGCAAGGCCGTGACCCTGCCGCATGACCTGCCCGTGTTCCTGGTGGGCATGATGGGGGCGGGCAAGACGACCATAGGCCGCAGCCTGGCGCGCGCCTTGGGGCGCGACTTCGTCGATCTGGATCATGAGCTGGAGGCGCGTTGCGGCGTGCGTGTGCCGGTAATCTTCGAAATCGAGGGCGAGGCCGGTTTCCGTCGCCGGGAATCCGCCGCACTGGAAGAGTGTACCCAACGGCGCAACATTATTCTCGCCACCGGCGGCGGCGCCATCCTGGCGCCGGAAAACCGCCAGCGGCTGCACGAGCGCGGCATCGTCGTCTATCTGAGGGCCAGCGTGGACGAATTGTTCCGCCGCACCTGCCGCGACCGCAACCGCCCGCTGCTGGCCACGGCCGATCCCAAGGGCACGCTGCGCGACCTGATGACCCGCCGCGAGCCTTACTACCGCGAAGTCGCCGACCTGGTGGTCGAGACCGGTTCCACGCCCATCCAGACCCTGGTCAAGGGTCTGTTGCCGCAATTGCAAGCTTTCGAGAAGCGCATATGA
- a CDS encoding LysR family transcriptional regulator, protein MNLKQLEHLLAVAEAGSFSRAAERLHLTQSALSRSIRLLEEDLGTRLLDRMGKRTELTPLGLTVASRARRILFESAELRRSTDLLTQGGQGTISIALGSGPGVLLLTPLLVHVAQQHPQLRIEVMRGSQEAHLGMLRTRRLDALVVDIRGIAPSADLRIEPVSQMRAGFICRSGHPLAALSRPPRFAEVAAYPLASTFLPADTARILIDRYGIGADPKTAVRLRCEEIGSLLETVRASDAVFLGIVAAAREGILSGELIELMLDPPLDSHAQFALVTLAGRTEAPAMGLLRAFVSDRLRD, encoded by the coding sequence ATGAACCTCAAGCAGCTTGAGCACCTGTTGGCCGTGGCCGAGGCCGGTTCGTTCAGCCGCGCGGCCGAGCGTCTGCATCTCACGCAGTCCGCGTTGAGCCGCAGCATCCGCCTGCTGGAGGAAGACCTGGGCACGCGGCTGCTGGACCGCATGGGCAAGCGCACCGAGCTGACGCCGTTGGGACTGACCGTGGCCAGCCGCGCGCGCCGCATCCTGTTCGAGTCGGCCGAGCTGCGCCGCAGCACGGATCTGTTGACGCAAGGCGGGCAGGGCACCATCAGCATCGCGCTGGGCTCGGGACCGGGCGTGCTGTTGCTGACGCCGCTGCTGGTGCATGTGGCGCAGCAGCACCCGCAGCTGCGCATCGAGGTGATGCGCGGGTCGCAGGAAGCGCACCTGGGCATGCTGCGCACGCGCAGACTGGATGCGCTGGTGGTGGATATCCGCGGCATCGCGCCGTCGGCGGACCTGCGCATCGAACCGGTATCGCAGATGCGCGCCGGCTTCATCTGCCGCAGCGGCCATCCGCTCGCGGCGCTGTCCAGGCCACCGCGCTTCGCCGAAGTGGCGGCGTACCCGCTGGCGTCCACCTTCCTGCCGGCGGACACCGCGCGTATCCTCATCGACCGCTACGGCATCGGCGCCGATCCCAAGACCGCCGTGCGCCTGCGCTGCGAGGAGATCGGCAGCCTGTTGGAGACGGTGCGCGCGTCGGACGCGGTGTTCCTGGGCATCGTGGCGGCGGCGCGCGAGGGCATCCTGTCGGGGGAGCTGATCGAGCTGATGCTCGATCCGCCGCTGGACAGTCATGCGCAGTTCGCGCTGGTGACGCTGGCCGGCCGCACCGAGGCGCCGGCGATGGGACTGCTGCGCGCCTTCGTGAGCGATCGCCTGCGCGATTGA
- a CDS encoding glutathione S-transferase family protein, with product MYTLIIGNKNLSSWSMRPWLALRAAGIAFTEQKLAFNTEAFARGVGEVSPAGLVPVLLDDEFAIWDSLAICEYLADRHPEAGLWPAQPQARARARSLAAQMHSGFAALRQAMPLNVAARLPAAEFSDAVRQDISRILDLWQDARAQFGQGGPFLFGAFSIADAFYAPVVSRFTTYGVSVTGDARAYMDAVLAHPAMQEWIRDSQAEAAA from the coding sequence ATGTACACCCTGATCATCGGCAACAAGAATCTCTCTTCCTGGTCCATGCGCCCCTGGCTGGCGCTGCGCGCGGCGGGCATTGCCTTCACCGAGCAGAAACTGGCGTTCAACACCGAGGCGTTCGCCCGCGGCGTGGGCGAAGTTTCGCCCGCCGGGCTGGTGCCGGTGCTGCTGGATGACGAATTCGCGATCTGGGATTCGCTGGCCATCTGCGAATACCTGGCCGACCGCCATCCCGAGGCCGGCCTGTGGCCTGCGCAACCCCAGGCGCGCGCCCGCGCGCGTTCGCTGGCGGCGCAGATGCACAGCGGCTTCGCCGCGCTGCGCCAGGCCATGCCGCTGAACGTGGCGGCGCGCCTGCCCGCCGCCGAATTCTCCGACGCCGTCCGGCAGGACATCTCCCGGATACTGGACCTCTGGCAGGACGCGCGCGCGCAGTTCGGCCAGGGCGGACCGTTCCTGTTCGGCGCCTTCTCCATCGCCGACGCGTTCTACGCGCCGGTGGTGTCGCGCTTCACCACCTATGGCGTCAGCGTCACCGGCGACGCGCGCGCCTACATGGATGCCGTGCTGGCGCACCCCGCCATGCAGGAATGGATCCGCGACTCGCAGGCCGAAGCGGCCGCGTGA
- the cyaY gene encoding iron donor protein CyaY has translation MTETEFLALIDQVLNSIESQADDWAASLDVDVETSRSGNVLTMVFEDNTHVVVNSQAAMQELWVAARSGGFHYRFDGQHWNDTRGGPQLPDALSQICSAAAGVPVTIRL, from the coding sequence ATGACCGAAACCGAATTTCTTGCGTTGATCGACCAGGTGCTGAACAGCATCGAAAGCCAGGCCGATGACTGGGCGGCTTCGCTCGATGTCGATGTCGAGACCAGCCGCAGCGGCAATGTGCTGACGATGGTGTTCGAAGACAACACCCACGTGGTGGTGAACAGCCAGGCCGCCATGCAGGAGCTGTGGGTCGCGGCGCGCAGCGGCGGGTTCCATTATCGCTTCGACGGCCAGCACTGGAATGACACGCGGGGCGGTCCGCAGCTGCCGGATGCGCTGTCGCAGATCTGTTCGGCCGCCGCCGGCGTGCCGGTGACGATCCGCCTGTAG
- a CDS encoding tripartite tricarboxylate transporter substrate binding protein gives MGTLSGCLRLAGCMLALGATLMSQGASAADYPSRPVMMMVPYPAGGASDAIARVVAAPTSRQLGQPVLVENLGGVSGALGAQKVLSARADGYYLFQGSPNELILAPLANASVKLKSEDFQLVQMIGLAPLVIVARKDLPANNADELVKLARSRAATQPLSFGSVGVGSLYHVLGEHMARTISAEMMHVPYKGGAPLMQDMGGGQVDFAILPLAQQHVALAEQGRVKLLGTLSPRRSALPALAAVPSVNEGELLKGFNFTTWTGYFVKRDTPADVVARLHAALNAAMQDAEVKRGLETQNIEVSAPMTPAEADAMYQAETVRFREISSHVKLADAP, from the coding sequence ATGGGCACGCTATCCGGATGCCTGCGCCTGGCCGGCTGTATGCTGGCGCTCGGCGCCACGCTGATGAGCCAGGGCGCGAGCGCGGCGGACTACCCCAGCCGCCCCGTCATGATGATGGTCCCCTACCCCGCCGGCGGCGCGTCGGACGCCATCGCCCGCGTCGTGGCGGCGCCCACGTCCAGGCAGCTGGGCCAGCCGGTGCTGGTGGAAAACCTGGGCGGCGTCAGCGGCGCACTGGGCGCGCAGAAAGTGCTGTCGGCCCGCGCCGACGGCTACTACCTGTTCCAGGGCTCGCCCAACGAACTGATCCTGGCGCCCCTCGCCAACGCCAGCGTCAAGCTCAAGAGCGAGGACTTCCAACTGGTGCAGATGATCGGCCTGGCGCCGCTGGTGATCGTGGCGCGCAAGGACCTGCCGGCCAACAACGCCGATGAACTCGTGAAGCTGGCGCGCTCGCGCGCGGCCACGCAGCCGCTCAGCTTCGGCAGCGTGGGCGTGGGCTCGCTGTATCACGTGCTGGGCGAACACATGGCGCGCACCATCAGCGCGGAAATGATGCACGTGCCCTACAAGGGCGGCGCGCCGCTGATGCAGGACATGGGCGGCGGCCAGGTCGATTTCGCCATCCTGCCGCTGGCGCAGCAGCACGTGGCGCTGGCCGAGCAGGGCCGCGTCAAGCTGCTGGGCACGCTCAGCCCGCGCCGCAGCGCCCTGCCCGCGCTGGCGGCCGTGCCGTCGGTCAACGAAGGCGAGCTGCTCAAGGGCTTCAACTTCACCACCTGGACCGGCTACTTCGTCAAGCGCGATACCCCGGCGGACGTGGTGGCGCGGCTGCACGCCGCGCTCAACGCCGCGATGCAGGACGCCGAGGTCAAGCGCGGCCTGGAGACGCAGAACATCGAGGTGTCGGCGCCCATGACCCCGGCCGAGGCCGACGCCATGTACCAGGCCGAGACCGTGCGCTTCCGCGAAATTTCCAGCCATGTGAAACTGGCTGACGCGCCCTGA